Proteins from a genomic interval of Neodiprion lecontei isolate iyNeoLeco1 chromosome 2, iyNeoLeco1.1, whole genome shotgun sequence:
- the LOC124292991 gene encoding caldesmon-like — MPIETRTGSKKESGASVDDSLQLKYTETDIEFIKQEVSNKEKRLQKEREALEERQAEIDKKSKHLSEQFRQQEAELEKKQRAIESSKDAGLSEEVQKKLARLAELEAKEIANANTKTRRHNPTEGPAQDVPHPTQPTKGIVEEIKYPTQFKTSKVDDSKNPAQLSASVTDVKIRDTNEATGRSKMDEPRLGPVEDTQLSELLRKKAEIDREVQLLVAQNSRGTDRAVTQSIELATDATFREPGPVCTRSKDELRLEAEILHFKKKAERKKGDLRKSVAPQKPNPVDSYRPDPLSRGAIGRNALNSENDHISIKSVVSVPTDDEDLNLEAEALAREALIRRIQKENREKLKNLRGGIAGPDLGPQELGEPGVPEELALEKDLEIQLREQEIWEREIELQEQELAYQAALADPYRERRRKLAEREEQLKKREQALKDKISGITRPQVTQVVNTVQAPVPPTLPLAEQSISVKDALAVVPKFDGKNITVMQFNRACKRALEMVTPSLEGYLTRLIRSKLADRAYAVIEDESFATLQGLLDKLTEVFAPIRSANHYRGELGQLYKYADEHVLDYIGRTRDIKTGLIEAERRKNRELTNAEIIRLDEEVCEAFVGGLPSDCRNAVLIKGYSNLKTAYERAIDASKALELDRDRARSRGASRAESNNAEPCKHCGRSNHLTDQCRAIRRPAVSRPVENRESCTLCGRSTHSTANCYKNKPPSSQQSTARNTNVVECSYCKSIGHSYNECRKRRYHETISRNNSGNGAGPSGNTGSPRVTRANAIETEEVETGPSAST; from the coding sequence ATGCCTATCGAAACTAGAACAGGTAGCAAAAAGGAAAGCGGCGCATCAGTAGATGATAGCTTACAACTCAAATACACGGAGACCGATATAGAATTCATAAAACAGGAGGTTTCCAATAAGGAAAAGAGGCTCCAAAAAGAAAGGGAAGCGTTAGAGGAACGTCAAGCAGAAATAGATAAGAAGTCAAAACATCTTAGCGAACAATTCAGACAACAAGAAGctgaattagagaaaaaacagCGCGCGATTGAATCGAGTAAAGACGCGGGGCTATCCgaagaagttcaaaagaaACTTGCCAGGCTCGCCGAGCTCGAGGCGAAAGAAATCGCGAACGCAAATACAAAAACGCGGCGGCACAACCCGACCGAGGGCCCCGCGCAAGACGTACCACATCCTACACAGCCAACAAAAGGCATagtagaagaaatcaaatatcCTACGCAGTTCAAAACGAGCAAGGTAGACGATTCTAAAAATCCTGCACAGCTCTCCGCGAGCGTGACAGACGTTAAAATTAGGGACACTAACGAAGCGACGGGCCGTTCGAAAATGGATGAACCGCGGTTAGGTCCTGTAGAGGACACACAGCTGTCCGAACTCCTCCGTAAGAAGGCAGAAATAGATCGGGAAGTACAACTTCTCGTAGCGCAAAATTCACGCGGCACAGATAGGGCAGTTACCCAAAGCATAGAATTAGCCACAGACGCTACATTTAGGGAACCCGGTCCAGTGTGTACGCGGAGTAAGGATGAATTAAGGTTAGAAGCAGAAATTCTGCACTTCAAAAAGAAggcagaaagaaagaaaggcgaCTTAAGAAAATCCGTGGCGCCTCAAAAACCTAACCCTGTGGACAGTTACCGCCCTGATCCACTCAGCAGAGGAGCGATTGGTAGAAACGCCCTCAATTCAGAAAATGATCACATTTCAATAAAGTCAGTGGTTTCCGTCCCAACTGACGATGAAGATTTGAATTTAGAAGCAGAAGCGTTAGCTAGAGAAGCGTTGATTAGACGCattcaaaaagaaaaccgcGAGAAACTCAAAAATCTACGCGGAGGAATAGCAGGTCCGGACCTGGGACCTCAAGAATTAGGTGAGCCAGGCGTGCCGGAAGAACTAGCCCTCGAGAAGGACTTAGAAATACAATTACGCGAGCAAGAGATTTGGGAGCGCGAAATAGAATTGCAGGAGCAAGAACTCGCGTACCAGGCCGCGTTAGCAGATCCGTACCgggagagaaggaggaaaTTAGCTGAGCGCGAGGAACAGTTAAAGAAAAGGGAGCAGGCCCTGAAGGATAAGATCTCGGGAATCACCCGCCCCCAAGTTACTCAAGTCGTTAACACCGTGCAGGCACCCGTTCCTCCTACTCTGCCGTTAGCGGAGCAATCCATATCGGTTAAAGACGCGTTAGCGGTAGTCCCAAAatttgacgggaaaaacatCACCGTAATGCAATTTAATCGGGCGTGCAAGAGGGCACTCGAGATGGTAACACCCAGCTTGGAGGGGTACCTCACGCGCCTCATCAGAAGCAAGCTCGCCGATCGAGCATACGCAGTAATCGAAGACGAGAGTTTTGCAACCCTGCAAGGACTCTTGGACAAACTCACGGAAGTGTTCGCGCCCATTAGATCCGCGAATCATTACCGTGGAGAGCTTGGTCAGCTGTATAAATACGCTGATGAACACGTGCTAGATTACATAGGGAGAACCCGCGACATAAAAACGGGATTAATAGAAGCGGAACGAAGAAAGAACCGCGAGCTAACCAACGCAGAGATAATCAGGTTAGATGAGGAAGTCTGCGAAGCATTTGTCGGCGGACTACCGAGCGACTGCCGGAATGCAGTATTGATCAAAGGTTACTCCAACCTGAAGACAGCCTACGAAAGGGCTATAGATGCCAGCAAGGCATTAGAATTAGATAGAGATCGGGCTAGGAGCCGCGGCGCGAGCAGGGCCGAGAGTAATAACGCAGAGCCGTGTAAACATTGCGGCCGTAGTAATCACCTAACCGATCAGTGCCGAGCAATTAGGAGACCCGCGGTAAGCAGACCCGTGGAAAATAGAGAATCGTGTACGCTGTGCGGGCGGTCGACCCACAGCACAgcaaattgttacaaaaacaaaCCGCCGTCGAGCCAACAGTCGACAGCGCGAAATACAAACGTAGTCGAATGTAGCTACTGCAAGAGCATAGGACATTCATACAACGAATGCCGTAAACGTAGATACCATGAAACAATTAGCCGAAACAACTCGGGAAACGGAGCAGGGCCCTCGGGGAACACTGGCAGCCCCCGAGTAACAAGGGCCAATGCCATAGAGACAGAGGAGGTGGAAACAGGTCCATCTGCCTCTacttaa